From the Toxotes jaculatrix isolate fToxJac2 chromosome 15, fToxJac2.pri, whole genome shotgun sequence genome, one window contains:
- the LOC121194897 gene encoding small membrane A-kinase anchor protein-like, producing MGCVKSKRSDSGAQNANSTEKVEGKSRGTRGEKAYLVQSEMGSAAENSPQVNPVLLEYAQRLSEEIVARAVQQWVEVDRRYSDIPYIECDVP from the coding sequence ATGGGGTGTGTCAAATCCAAGAGGAGCGACTCTGGAGCCCAAAATGCAAACTCCACAGAGAAGGTGGAAGGCAAATCCAGGGGGACGAGGGGCGAGAAAGCCTACTTGGTTCAGTCGGAGATGGGTTCGGCGGCGGAGAACTCCCCTCAGGTCAATCCAGTGCTGCTGGAGTACGCCCAGAGGCTCTCCGAGGAGATTGTGGCCCGGGCCGTGCAGCAGTGGGTGGAGGTAGACCGCCGCTACAGCGACATCCCCTACATCGAATGTGATGTGCCATGA